The region TGAAGATCCTTATCAATTCCAGATCACTTGCCGTATATACAGGGATGAAAAATTAGTGGTAGAAGGTACAGCAAGTACCGGTCAGTTAAAGAGAAGATTTGATGAACTAGTATCCTACCTTGTAAGAGACAATGAGATATTTGATGGAACGGTTCTTCTAACCGGTACATGTATTGTTCCTCCTAATGAATTTACTCTGGTGGATGGAGATCGAATCGAGATTGAGATATCTGGGATCGGAACTCTAATTAATGTGGTAAAAAGTCAATCCAGTGTAATAAAGAGTATCTGAGGATGTGACCTAATTGGGAAAAAACTATAAAAACGTCATGATGAAGCCTCAGGATAAAGTTGCCGTAGCCTTGGAACATATACCGGCTGGAGCGGAAGTTACTGTTGTGTGTCAAGGTCAAAGCTATATGGTAAAAATGAGAAACGACATCGATTTTGGTCATAAATTTGCGGTAAAGCCCATCCCTTGCGGGGAAGATATTTTAAAATATGGGGAAGTTATAGGAATTGCCATTAAAGATATACAGGTTGGGGAGCATGTTCATATTCATAATTTAGAAGGAAAAAGGGGAAGAGGTGATCGGATTGCCAAATCTGCAGAGGGGTAAATTTTGGGGATATCGGCGTCCTGATGGACGTGTGGGAGTGCGAAACCATGTACTGATCCTGCCGACCATCACATGTGCTGTGCAGGTAGCGAAACAGATTACTGAATTGGTTCAGGGGACGGTCACATTTATCCATCAGCACGGATGTGCCCAAGTAGGAGCAGATTACGATCAAACCTTCCGAACATATGTTGGTATGGGCGCCAATCCGAACGTTTATGGTGTCATTGTATTGGGGCTTGGATGTGAAACCCATCAAGCAAGAATCATAGCAGGGGAATTGGCCAAAACCGGAAAACCGGTAGAAGTGGTATCCATACAGGATGAGGGTGGAACACTGATGGCTATTGCTGAAGGTGCCAAAATTGCCGCCAAAATGGTACGGGATGCATCGGCTCAATTTAGAGAACCCTATGATTTTAGTGAGCTTATTGTGGGTACCGAGTGCGGAGGCTCTGATGCTTGTTCCGGTCTTTCCGCTAATCCGGCAGTTGGCGTAGTAAGTGACATGATTGTTGATCAGGGAGGAACAGCTATTTTGGCCGAAACGACGGAATTAATTGGAGCTGAGCATTTGCTGGCCAACCGTGCTGTCAGCGATAAAGTGAGAAAGCGTGTATATGAAGTGATCGAGGCTATGGAGAACCGGGCATTTATGATGGGAGTGGACATTCGTACGGGTAATCCCAGTCCAGGGAATATGAAAGGCGGTTTAAGTTCCTTGGAGGAAAAATCATTGGGAGCGGCTAATAAAGCAGGTACCAGACCCTTGCAACAGGTGATCGACTATGCGCAGGTTCCTACAGAAAAAGGATTGGTTTGGATGGATACACCAGGACATGATATAGAGCAGTTGACAGGTATGGTGGCAGGAGGAGCCCAGATCGTTTTGTTTACCAGCGGAAGAGGTACACCAACCGGTTCACCGATAGCACCTGTGATTAAAATTGCCACCAATACACCTATCTTCGAAAAAATGGAAGATAACATGGACCTGAATGCTGGAACCATTATTGATGGAACTGAATCCATAGAATCTGTGGGCCAGCGTATTTTTGAAGAAATTGGATTGGTCGCATCAGGTAAGTTAACAAAAGCGGAAATACTTAAACAGCACGATTTTGGGATCTGGAGAATTGGTCCGACCTTTTGACGCTTTTATATTCGATAAAAACTTCTTAGGAAGGAAGGGGATTTAAAATGACTTTACAAACAGAACCAAAAACTTATCAAAACTATATCAATGGTCGGTGGGTTTCCTCATCGGGAAATCAGGTGGATGCCAGTATAAATCCCGCAAATAAAAATGAAGTGGTAGGGTATATTCAAAAATCAACGAAAGAGGATCTGGATCAAGCCGTTGCTGCAGCAAAAAAGGCCCAGGTCCAGTGGAGAAAATTATCAGGCCCAGCAAGGGGAGAATATCTCTACAAAGTTGCGAATATATTAGAAAGCCATCTTGATGAGATTGCAGAAACGATGACGAAGGAAATGGGAAAGACATTGCCGGAAGCAAAGGGAGAAACGGCCCGGGGAGTTGCTATTCTTCGTTATTATGCCGGGGAAGGGATGCGTAAAATCGGAGAAGTCATTCCTTCTACAGACAGTGAGGCACTCATGTTTACCAGCCGTGTGCCCCTTGGGGTGGTAGGGGTCATTACGCCATGGAATTTTCCTGTAGCGATCCCAATTTGGAAAATCGCGCCTGCTCTCGTCTATGGGAATGCGGTCATCTTAAAACCTGCCCAGGAAACTGCGGTAACCGCGGCCAAAGTGATCCAATGTTTTGCCGAGGCTGAATTACCTGCAGGAGTTGTAAACATGGTAACAGGTCCCGGTTCTGTGATTGGTCAGGGAATCATCGATCACCCTGATATCAACGGAATTACTTTTACCGGTTCTGATCAGGTGGGAAAAATGGTTGCTCAAGGAGCCGTTGCTCGTGGAGCAAAGTACCAGCTTGAAATGGGTGGAAAAAACCCGGTTATTGTAGCTGCAGATGCTGATCTTGACCTGGCTGTGGATGCAACCATCAGCGGTGGGCTTCGCTCCACCGGACAAAAATGTACAGCAACCAGCCGTGTCATTATCCAAAAGGAAGTATATGAACCATTTAAAGAAAAGCTGCTTAATAAGATTAAAGAAATCAAAATTGGCCCCGGTTTACACGGGGATACCTGGATGGGTCCGTGTGCCAGCGAAAGCCAGTTAAACACGGTTCTTTCCTATATCGAAAAGGGAAAAGCGGAAGGGGCTGATCTCATCTATGGTGGCAAGAGATGTGAAGATTCTGAACTCAAACATGGATTTTATGTTTATCCCACTGTATTTGAAAACGTGACCTCAGAAATGACCATTGCCCAGGAAGAGATCTTCGGCCCTGTACTTGCACTGATTAAGGTTGAAACTCTGGAAGAAGCTTTAGAGATTGCCAATGATGTAAGATTTGGTCTCAGCGCCTCCATTTTCACTCAAAATATTGGCAATATGCTCTCCTTTATCAGAGAAATTGATGCTGGACTTGTCAGGATTAATGCGGAAAGTGCAGGGGTGGAATTGCAAGCCCCATTTGGCGGCATGAAGCAATCCAGCTCCCATTCCCGGGAACAGGGGCAAGCAGCCATTGAGTTTTTTACAGCGATTAAAACGGTATTTGTTAAACCTTAGACAATCTTAATCAAAAGAGGTGTCCACCAAATGATTTCATTAACTTTTAAAAAGGGTGATCGACTGGCATTGGGGATAAAAACGGATAAGGGGATTTTAGATGTAGAAAGGGCCGTTGCTTATCTGCAGGGACTTCAGCAAGTGCCAACCTCTGCTGGAGAATTAATTTGGAAAGGCGAAGAAGGCAAACAGGCACTAACGCAATTAATAAATCAAACTAATCAGGAGGATTCTTTATTTTTACAAGAAGAATCATTATATTTTGGACCGTGTGTTCCTGAACCGCAAAAAATTATCTGCGTCGGCTTAAATTATAAAAAGCATGCGGATGAATGTAATCTAGCCTATCCTCCAGAGCCCCTTCTATTCAGTAAATTTAATAATGCCCTTGCCAGTCATGGAGAAGATGTCTTTATTCCTGCGAAATCCTCTCAAGTAGACTATGAAGCAGAATTGGCCATCGTGATTGGAAAGCAAGCGAAGAATGTAAGTAAAGAAGACGCCCTTTCCTATGTCTATGGCTATTGCAATGCCAATGATTTTTCAGCGAGGGACCTTCAGTTTAAAAGCTCACAATGGCTTCTGGGAAAAACATGTGACGGATTCTGTCCGATTGGACCTTATCTTATAAGTGCAGATGAAGTGGGCAATCCCAATGATTTAAAGATTACTTCCACAGTCAACGGTGAGATTCGTCAACATTCCAATACCAGTGATATGATTTTCTACTGTGATGAAATTATCAGCTATATTTCCCAACATATGACACTTCAGCCTGGTGACGTTATTCTAACAGGAACTCCGGAAGGAGTGATTGTCGGCTATCCTGAAGAAAAAAGAGTCTGGTTAAAAGATGGTGATGTGGTGACCGTTGAGATTGAAAAATTGGGAAGATTAACAAATACCATTCGAAAAGGATACTAGATAGACGGAACTAAAAATCCATGACCCGAAGGGTCATGAGCGTTAGTTTCACACCTTTAGATGGTAATATAATCTAATGCACTTTAAGCGGTAATCCATTTACATTTCCTGGAATATATAGATGCCCTTGTTCTGGTGATCACTGGATAAAGGGCACTTTTTCTTTATGTGCATCTCTGATTGGCTATTTGTTAAAGAAAAATTTATAATAAGGTATCATAACCATATTTCCTGCCGGAGGTATTTTACATGCAAAGAAAACCAGAATGGTTAAAGGTGCGCCTCACCACAGGCGACAACTTTACAGAAATAAAAAAAATGATGAGAAGCAAAACGCTACATACCGTTTGCGAAGAAGCAAAATGTCCCAATATCTACGAATGTTGGACAAATCGCACGGCAACCTTCATGATATTGGGAGATATATGTACCAGAGCATGCCGCTTTTGTGCCGTTAAAACAGGACTGCCGACGGAACTGGATAGACAGGAACCTGAAAAAGTAGCAGCAACGGTGGAAAAGATGGGTTTATCCCATGTGGTGATTACTTCTGTTGCCCGTGACGATTTATCGGACGGGGGAGCTTCCATTTTTGCCGAAACCATTAAAGCCGTAAAAAAAAGAACCCCATTATGCAGCGTGGAAGTGCTTATCCCAGATTTTGAGGGCAATCAGGAATCTCTTCAGGTGGTAATGGATGCTAAACCGGATGTATTAAACCACAATATCGAGACCGTAAGGCGATTATCTGACCGGGTTCGTTCAAAAGCAAAATATGATCGATCTTTGAATGTTCTCAGGAATGCAAAAAAAATGCAGCCAGATATTCCTACAAAATCAAGTATCATGATCGGTGTAGGCGAAAAATGGGATGAAATTTTGCAAACCATGGATGATCTAAGGGAGATTGACTGTGATATTTTGACAATAGGACAATATTTACAACCAACCAGAAAACACTTAAAGGTGGAGAAATATTATCATCCTGAAGAATTTGATCAATTAAAGAAAGAAGGGATGAAGCGGGGTTTTCGGCATGTGGAATCCGGACCACTGGTTCGCAGCTCTTATCATGCACACAATCAGGTGAAATCAGCTAAAGGGGAGAAACAAGTTGATTCATTTATTAGGCCATCAATTTGAGATCATTAAGGATTTTAAAAATGGCTGGAATGCGGAAGCTTTCCGGGACAGATACAGTGATGTGCTGGATAAATACGATTATATCGTGGGAGATTGGGGATATGGACAGCTTCGTTTAAAGGGTTTTTATGACGACAAGCAAAAAAGTGTTCCCTTTGAAAATCGGATTAGTGCCGTTGATGAATATATTCAGGAATATTGTAACTTTGGATGTGCTTATTTTGTTCTAAAAAAAATACGTCCTTTGGGTAAGGATAAAAGAGGAAACGGGAGAAATTGATTCTCCCGTTTTTTTGAGTTAATCTAAAGCATCATGGGGTGGGTGGGATTCCGGGTCCTGTCTTGGTATTCCCTCATGTAGCTGTTTATTTTCATAAGTAAATGCAGATGCTCTTCTTTGCCCTGCTTCCCATGGAGAGCTCTTTAGAACGATTTTATGATCAATGGGATGACCGTACGGCCCATCAGGGAACTCTTCAGGAATCAATACTTGATGCTGGGATTCCACAACGGGGACATCTGAAAACTTCTCTCTTTTTCCCATGTATAAATCCTCCTATATGGATGGAACTATTTAAGTTCCGCTTCTATAGATTCTGGTTTATCTAATCTATATTGTGATACTTCATTGTATATTTCATACAATCTTATCGAGGAAATGAATTAATTGTTATCTTAAGATGGATCATTTGGCATGTTGTTTGTTTTATTCCTTAATTTTTTTCTCCACCAAATCCAGAGGGGAATAATACCATAGCCGATCTTTCTTCTGCTTTTTCAGCCGGAGCACCTTGCGCTTGGTCAGCAATCTCCATTTTAGACTGCTCAGAAATAGACGATTTAGAAGGGAATCCTTCTGAAGCAGACTGGTTTTCACTTGTTTTAGAGGCCGAATCGGAGCCGCAAGCCGAAAGGATCAACACAAAGGTTAAAAATAAGCCCAGCGCTATAAGTCGTTTTTTTGACAATCGATTCCGATTTTTCATTTCTTTCATCCTCAATCCTCCCACGTTTAAATGTTAAATTTTTTAGTTCCGCTTTATCCGATAGCTAAGTGCGACTAAGACTCTCACTTCTCAAAAGAAGTGGAACTAAACACGCATAACCCGAAGGGTCACAAATTCGGATGAAAATTTTATTTTCATATCAAAGATTTACACGTCTGCAAGTCGAGTTTGTTTCATCTTTATAGAATAAGACGAAGTGAATGAATGAAATGTTGCATCTCATTTTTGCCAAGAGGAAAATACAGCAGAAAATAACTTTATCACGGTTTATAAACAAATATGTTTAATAATTTACTATTTAGTGAAAATGGGGTAAACTGGTGATAAAGGTGGTGAGAAACATGACTCTACAACGTGGGGATTCCACTAGAAGTCTCATCTTGCATCTACTTAAGACAAAAGGACAATTATCCGTCAGTGAATTGGCGGGAGAGCTGGGAATTACGGAAATGGCGGTTCGTCGTCATCTTCATTCCTTGGAAAGGGATCGATTGATTCAAACCCAATTAATCAGGCAGGCCATGGGTCGCCCCATTCATTTATATTCCCTGTCGAATGAGGCAGATCATTTATTTCCAAAGAACTACCATGATTTCGCCCTTGATATGCTGATGGATTTAGAGGAGATAGAAGGACCGGAAAAGATTGAAGCTCTTTTTTCCCGCCGGGAGGAAAAATTAAGGCAAAGATATGCAGCGAAAATAAAGGGGAAAGATTTGGGAACCAAGATTGATGAATTAACCCGTATTCAAAATGAAAAAGGATATATGGCT is a window of Microaerobacter geothermalis DNA encoding:
- a CDS encoding UxaA family hydrolase, yielding MMKPQDKVAVALEHIPAGAEVTVVCQGQSYMVKMRNDIDFGHKFAVKPIPCGEDILKYGEVIGIAIKDIQVGEHVHIHNLEGKRGRGDRIAKSAEG
- a CDS encoding UxaA family hydrolase, whose amino-acid sequence is MQRGKFWGYRRPDGRVGVRNHVLILPTITCAVQVAKQITELVQGTVTFIHQHGCAQVGADYDQTFRTYVGMGANPNVYGVIVLGLGCETHQARIIAGELAKTGKPVEVVSIQDEGGTLMAIAEGAKIAAKMVRDASAQFREPYDFSELIVGTECGGSDACSGLSANPAVGVVSDMIVDQGGTAILAETTELIGAEHLLANRAVSDKVRKRVYEVIEAMENRAFMMGVDIRTGNPSPGNMKGGLSSLEEKSLGAANKAGTRPLQQVIDYAQVPTEKGLVWMDTPGHDIEQLTGMVAGGAQIVLFTSGRGTPTGSPIAPVIKIATNTPIFEKMEDNMDLNAGTIIDGTESIESVGQRIFEEIGLVASGKLTKAEILKQHDFGIWRIGPTF
- the gucD gene encoding alpha-ketoglutaric semialdehyde dehydrogenase GucD, with product MTLQTEPKTYQNYINGRWVSSSGNQVDASINPANKNEVVGYIQKSTKEDLDQAVAAAKKAQVQWRKLSGPARGEYLYKVANILESHLDEIAETMTKEMGKTLPEAKGETARGVAILRYYAGEGMRKIGEVIPSTDSEALMFTSRVPLGVVGVITPWNFPVAIPIWKIAPALVYGNAVILKPAQETAVTAAKVIQCFAEAELPAGVVNMVTGPGSVIGQGIIDHPDINGITFTGSDQVGKMVAQGAVARGAKYQLEMGGKNPVIVAADADLDLAVDATISGGLRSTGQKCTATSRVIIQKEVYEPFKEKLLNKIKEIKIGPGLHGDTWMGPCASESQLNTVLSYIEKGKAEGADLIYGGKRCEDSELKHGFYVYPTVFENVTSEMTIAQEEIFGPVLALIKVETLEEALEIANDVRFGLSASIFTQNIGNMLSFIREIDAGLVRINAESAGVELQAPFGGMKQSSSHSREQGQAAIEFFTAIKTVFVKP
- a CDS encoding fumarylacetoacetate hydrolase family protein, which translates into the protein MISLTFKKGDRLALGIKTDKGILDVERAVAYLQGLQQVPTSAGELIWKGEEGKQALTQLINQTNQEDSLFLQEESLYFGPCVPEPQKIICVGLNYKKHADECNLAYPPEPLLFSKFNNALASHGEDVFIPAKSSQVDYEAELAIVIGKQAKNVSKEDALSYVYGYCNANDFSARDLQFKSSQWLLGKTCDGFCPIGPYLISADEVGNPNDLKITSTVNGEIRQHSNTSDMIFYCDEIISYISQHMTLQPGDVILTGTPEGVIVGYPEEKRVWLKDGDVVTVEIEKLGRLTNTIRKGY
- the lipA gene encoding lipoyl synthase; this encodes MQRKPEWLKVRLTTGDNFTEIKKMMRSKTLHTVCEEAKCPNIYECWTNRTATFMILGDICTRACRFCAVKTGLPTELDRQEPEKVAATVEKMGLSHVVITSVARDDLSDGGASIFAETIKAVKKRTPLCSVEVLIPDFEGNQESLQVVMDAKPDVLNHNIETVRRLSDRVRSKAKYDRSLNVLRNAKKMQPDIPTKSSIMIGVGEKWDEILQTMDDLREIDCDILTIGQYLQPTRKHLKVEKYYHPEEFDQLKKEGMKRGFRHVESGPLVRSSYHAHNQVKSAKGEKQVDSFIRPSI
- a CDS encoding YutD family protein, producing the protein MIHLLGHQFEIIKDFKNGWNAEAFRDRYSDVLDKYDYIVGDWGYGQLRLKGFYDDKQKSVPFENRISAVDEYIQEYCNFGCAYFVLKKIRPLGKDKRGNGRN
- a CDS encoding helix-turn-helix transcriptional regulator → MTLQRGDSTRSLILHLLKTKGQLSVSELAGELGITEMAVRRHLHSLERDRLIQTQLIRQAMGRPIHLYSLSNEADHLFPKNYHDFALDMLMDLEEIEGPEKIEALFSRREEKLRQRYAAKIKGKDLGTKIDELTRIQNEKGYMAEWESDKKGNYILREFNCPISHVAKEFNQACESELSLFEKVLDAKITRAECLAKGGDCCIYIIEKG